The nucleotide sequence CTCAGGACAATGCCCAGCTGTCCCTCAGGACTTGCCTCTGCAGTCCAAGGTGGCTTTTGGTGAGGtgcccctgcccccctttctttcaggaggGAGTGAAGACGGAGAACGACCACATCAACCTGAAGGTGGCCGGGCAGGATGGCTCTGTCGTCCAGTTCAAAATCAAGAGGCACACACCGCTGAGCAAGCTGATGAAGGCCTACTGTGAGCGACAGGTGAGGGGGGCGTACTTCTGGGACCTTGGCATAGACCCTTAAAGATTGACAGTGACTCTAGCACCCTGCCCCAGTGAGCCAGGACCCACTGGTGGACCCCTCGGAGTGTCCTTGGACAGCCATTTGGGCCCTGTGCCCTGGAAACCGGTGGTTGCCCCAGAGGCTTGACCAGACTCAAGTTCAGTTTCGCCCCCTTTCTTCTCTGCCTGGCAGGTGTTGGTGGTAGTGAGGGGTTCTCAGATGTGTTAGCTCATTAAGGGTCACAGATGGTGAGTTCTAGCTCAGCTCTTGAGTGCCCATCACGGATCACTGGAGCATGTCAGCATAGCATAGAAAAGGCAAGGCCATGCTTGATTTCTCAGAGTAAGGAGTTGGTTACCACTCTCCATGGGGGCCATTTGGACTAATTCCTATTGTGTGTGACTGTTCATGGCACTGTGAACTCATGACTTCATTTTATTAGCTCATCTCAGTCCAGTTCTGCATCCTCCAGCTCCAGTGGTCTGGGTCACTCTCTCGCTGGCTCGCTGTGTAGCACAGAGCCCGGCTCACCCGTGGCTCGCTCTGCCCCTTCCCCAGTGCCCTGCTCCTCAGAGGGGAGGCACGGCTCCACCGCTAGGTGCCAGCTGTGCactgctgcctgccttcttgtGCTTGGAGAGGTGAGGCGTCAGGTGCCCCTTCATGCTGTCCTCTTGGCTTTGCCATTTCTTGTCGGGGGAGTTTGGTTTCCTGAGAAACGTTCCTCCTCAGAGGCAATCCTTGTGAGCCCTCTGTGATGTTGAGAGCAGGCGGAGATGTCGTCTCATGTAACAGAAGTACCACAGTGGCTGGGACTACCTCCTCTCTGTTGAGGGGCTGAGTCAGAACTGGGGATGTCGGGGAAGGCATTCTGTCCTCCCTGGGGAGAAATCCTTGTTTGCTCCAGcttctcccctacccccaccccatcatcTCCATGTGACACCTATGCTTCTGTCAGGGCCTCACCTGCTCTTTGTGTCAGAAGGGATACTTTCCACACTGATACCCCCTCATTAACACACCGGAACCCTGTCCTAGGTGGGCCTCTGTCAGCCTGTCTAGGGCTTAGGACAtcacacacacatcccacacacacaccccaccccccagctctgTCGTAGGCAGAAAGGCCTGCACCCTGTTTGCTAAGCAGCAGCCCTTACGGGGCAAGCACCTGCTCACCccaggctgctatgagttggactcgaCAGACACCTAACACCCACAGCCGTCCCTAACCCGCTTCTCATCTTCCTGTGTGAAGGAGTAGGCTGGATGTGCAAATGCTGTGTCACATGACCCGTGGTGTACTTCCCACACCCCGCCCCCTCTGCTCCCCAGTCGTCTTGCGTGGCTGCTGTCTGTGTCATCGAGACCCCGTTAGCCTTTCTCTCTGTCCCCTGTTCTGTAAGTGTCCCCCATGGGACCAGGGACCCCCAGGCAGTGCCACTCTGggagtgtttttccccagcatcccACCTGGCGCTCCTATCCTGTCATTGTCTGTGATTGCCCAAAGTTCTTCGTTCCTTATCTTTTCTTTGAATGTTCTTTTTCTTCCATGTCTTATTTTGACAACTTTGTATTTTCTGGATgtcattttgtttcttcttaccttaaactcaaaaaccaaacccacttcagttgagttgattctgactcatggtgacccagtaAGACAGTGTAGCTGTCTGTTTCTAACCCTGTAATGGGAATAGCCAGCCTCGTGTTTAttgtgaggagcggctggtgggtttgaactgctgaccaatacATGACACATAATGGCACCAGGGCTTCCCTTCTAACGAGGTGACTGACCGATTTCCTCCCAGGATTCCTTTCTTTCTGTACTGTGGCTACTTACATATTTGAGCCTTTCCCTGATTGACCACCGGGTCTGGCTAGTAGAACATATTGAGGAACTGTGTACTAaagcctggagagagagagagagagagagagagagagagagagagagagagagagagagagactgcacgTAGgactgcagttctcaacctgtggggcacaATTCCTTTGGGGacttaacgaccctttcacaggggtcacctgattcaccacagtagcaaaatttcagttataaattagcaatgaaaataatgttatggttggggtcaccaccacatgaggaactgtatgaaagggctgtggcattaggagGATTGAGAGCCACTGGCAGGGTGATCTGCCAGCGAGTGTCTCGGAGCACCGAGTTTTAGGGCTGGCTCCTTCAGACAGGCCGGGGCTCTGGCAGTGGCTGGGGCCTCGGAATGCAGCTGCAGGATAACGAGGTGTGGCTAATGCTGCCTTCCTGGTACAGCAGTTCCAAGCCCAGACCTGAATCCATGCCTCCTACAGGTGGGCCTGTGCCGCGGGAGGCACAGTTGCTAGGCCTCTCTTGGGATTAGGGTCCCGAGTTGGCGTCTGCATAGGACCTTCCAAGCAGTAGCCCAGAACCAGCTGCAGGCTGTTCCTCGGCctcaggtggagacccctgctgtcTTGGGGCTCCATGTCCTGCTACGCCCACCCCTTCAGAGTCCAGGTTTCTTCAGACCACCCTATCTCCTGCTCTGTGGCTTCGAGCTCTTGACCTCGATTGCTGTCTGGCCCCTTTCCATTCTCCCTGCCCTGTCCCTTTTGCTTTGTGCTCTGTGACCCTCATTAAGCAGGGTTAGGATGGAGCAAGGATGCGAGTGTTCGCTCTGGCTTTTGTTGCAGTGAAATCGGGATGCTGTTTTCATGAAGTGCTCATGGGCCCCACAGCTGCCATTTGCTCCCTGGGATGCTGACAGGCTTGGCAGCTCCTTCTGGATGGAGCACGCCTCTGCCCTGCTGCCTTCTCCAGACCCAGGGTCTTGCTGTGGCTTTCCAGATTGGTGCAGCCTCATGAAATCCCCTGTCCCAGGCCATTAGGTCTTTGGGAATGTCTTAAATGGGAGGGAAGGATGGTGGTGCGAACAGCGTAGGAATTCTGTTCGGCTTCTGGAGGAAGCGGAAGGCAGAGTTGAGGAGGAGAGGAATTGACCATAAGGCCAGCGAAGCCTCCCCTGGGGGTCTTTGTCATCGGCTGGTTTGTGACTGAAGCAATGCTTAATTATGTAGAATTATTTACTGataattgttttttttcttttcagggcTTGTCTATGAGACAGATTAGATTCAGGTTTGATGGACAGCCAATAAACGAAACAGACACCCCAGCCCAGGTATGAAAGCCATCATCATACTTATGACCCCACCCCCTTTAGAAAGGCCTTGCTGGAGAATTCTTGAGGGATGCAGTCATGTAGTCAGCCAAGAGAAATTTTAATTATTGGAGTATTACCTCTGAAGGGGAGTTTCTCAGATGAGGAAAGCCCACGTTGTCAGATGTCATCCTTCTTGGAGACTGTTGCTTGTCCACTTCAGTGGCTTCCCTGGGAAGGCTGGGGAGAAGGGCGCCCCTTTGGTATTTAGACCTGCCTTTGAAGCCTGGGCCACTTTATGGCTGGCTCATTGGCTGCTCTGCCCTGTGTCCGCTAGGCTtcgatggggtagaaaggagcaCCTGTTGCCGCCCAGGGTGCTCCTCGGCCTGCGCATCAGCAGGTAGCAGCACGTGCAAACCCCTCCAAGAGGCGCTCGGTCCAGTTTTGGTGCCGCACAGCAAAGGGAAGGCAGCTTTGGACCTAGATGTAGAGGCTCAGCCTCCATGGCTGCTCAGGCCATCTGTTGCCTAACTGCGTGACCTTGGGGTTGAACCACGGAATCTCTTAGGGCTTGTTTTCTCTAGCTATGAAATGCACatccatttccctccctccctcctgtacAGGGCTGGGGACAACGCTTGTGTAAAACCCTGAAGGGCAACATGTGAGCAGCCTTTATTTCTACCCTCATTTGGGAGAGAGGGACTCTTCCTAGCACAGAGTAGGGGCTGTGGAGGGTGGGGCAGGCTCTGGAAAGTGGGTGGGCTGGGACAGGAGGCGAAGGACAAGGCCTCCTCAGCCCTCAAGCACAGCCTGCAGAGAGCCTAGCCTCACTGCGCTCTTTACACCTGAGAAATGCACCTGCCACCAGCCATGGTCTCACTCCGGAACAGCTGACAGCTTCCTTTGTTGAGAGAATGGGGAACGATCAGGGTGGGTATTTTGGCTCCCTGCTGTGCTTGAAGAGGAGACTCGGGTGGGCCATGCTTCCATATTTCTGCTCGGTCTCTGCAGGAGAGGGCGTGGCAGAGGGGTCTATGCTGGAGCCTCCTTACTGTTGTGGGCCTGGCATGCTTGTGCTGGCTTTGAGCCTCACATGGGTGATGGAGGGTGGTCCATACAAGTGCCTTCCCTGTGTTtgtcccaggccttgtgctcttaAGTCATCCATTTGTCACACTGCTGTGGAATTTGatattcagtttatttttaaTGGGACCCTATTTTTCTCTGTCAGTTACTATTCATAACCTTGGAAATTATTTTGTGAGCTTCTGGGAAACTTGATGCATAAACAGGGCTTATTATAAATCTAGATTAAAAGGCGGTTCCCTGCCCCTTCCGCGTGCAGGAAAGGCTGACAGGTCCAAGGCATGGTGGGACGGAAGGCTTCCTAGCCGTGGGTAAGAGACAACTAACCAGGCTCCCTTTTTTCCTGTGTCTGGCCCGCCGACCTTGACAGCTGGAGATGGAGGATGAAGACACAATCGacgtgttccagcagcagacggGCGGCGAGCGGGTGGCTGGAGGCTTCTCGGGATGTGGCCTCTAGGTGCTGCACCCCATCCGTGTCACCTGTCCTTGCATTTGCGATCTAGTAGTAAACACGTGAACACGCCAACACAGAGGAGTCTGCGGAAACTCGAGGACAGTCACCAAATTACTTTTGTCTCTCTGACGTGCCTGGAGAGCAACTCAACACTATTTCTGCAGGGATTAACCTACAACTGAAATTGGGCCAATATAAATCACTATCTTTGTTTAGGTAAATGCGTTGCTAGGTTTTTGGGcttgtttttgttattggttcccctttctgtaACACTTCTTTTCCAAATATGTGGCCTGCCAGTCTTGTGGGTAGAGATGtggccccctctcccccactgttGCATCCAACTGTGTAGGTGGCTCCTATGTGCATGTTCAGTGCTTTGGGTGTTGGGTCTAGACACCTGTTTGGGAGGGTCTGGTGGGGATGGGAGAGAGAATTTCACTGGCTGCTGGTAAGCAGTATGTTACCTTTTACCCACCTGTTGAAAATTTTAGCTTTGTTCAGCATCTGGTAAAATCAAAGGGCAGATACTAGGATGCTGCTTCAAAGACAAACCAGGGGCACCGTGGGGCCCTTCCCTGGCATTTCCCCGCAGGGTTCTGGACCTAGAGTCTCCAGCACCACTGCTCAGGGCCTGTCGATCGGTGTAGCAGGCAACCACTGCAAAGCTCAATTGGCTTCTCCCCATTTATTCatgtaggagaaaacaaaggcCACAATCCCCCTTTGGTCATAGTATTGTGGTCTCAGTTCCTCTGGTATTTGTTTCTGCTGAGTCATTATGGTCCCTCTATGAGAAGGCAAGATTCAggattgctgactttgcagttctgCTGTTGTGTTCAAGAGCTGCTTTGGGGTGTGGTGACGGATGAAGCCCATGGAAAGATGACTTCATGTTATTCTCACGGATTTTTGCTGTGCTGCTTTCCAAATATGTATTGAATTTATATGCATTAGTTTGGTGATTTCAGTTCTGTGAACTCTTTGGGGATCTATACCAATCACAAAATCTCATCATGCTGCCTGTCGGCCTTCAGTAAGGGTTCTTTGCTGCTTGACGGCCATTCTCTGCTCTTCGTAGTCACCTGGCGGTGTGACATGACTCCTCATCTCTGGCTTGTGTGAAATCTTGCTGAAAATGTTCTTGTTTCCTTTGCAGTTTGCttgtgggtaggggtggggtgtttGTTGGCTCTGTTGTGTTTCTTCACCAATTTGTAcattatttgttgtcctttactaCTGTAAACAGTAAATATAGTTTGGTATTCTGTCTCTTGGCTTCTATTAAACACTGCATCTGAAGGCTGGAGACAACGTCTGTCACAATTCAGTATCTTACATTCAGCAAGAACTCTCAGCCACTTTGATGGGAAAGCTGTCACTGAGAGGCGACTTCCCACCAGCAGCCTGTCTGCCCGCTGGGCCAGCCAGTGCCTCCTGCCCGCTCTTCACCAAGATTCTGGCCTCATGTGAGACTGACTGTGCCTCTCCTGGTCTCTATGTCAAGAGGAAGTGGAGGGTGGGAGGCAAATCTGGGCTTTCGTCGGGGGCTTTTCGGTTTTGGGTAGGCCTTTGTCTAGTTGACATCCAGCCCACCTGTGTTGAATCAGACTCTCCCAGTCCTTAAGTGGGTACTGACTCtggtcctgcaggacagggtagaactgctcctgtgagtttccaaaactaactgcctttctcctgaggagcggcagctggtgatttcgaactgttggctttggggttagcagcccaacacacaaccactgtgccaccagggctccctgtagaAACAGAAGGGAACCGATACCCATGCAACACCATTGCATCGCTTCAGACTCCTACACGAGCAACACTGGCCATCTGAGCACACTGCCTGCCGTGGCAGCACCAGGACTGGCAGTGCTAGACCTGCTTGGTTCATGAGTAACATGAACACAGGGAAAGCTCTTGGGCAGTAAAGGACCCCAAGCTCATCCATACTGACCCTCAACTCAAACCACAAGCCTAGGGCCTcatgttagaccgggttgactagagaaaacaaatccagagacactcacatataagagagctttatatcaaagagcaagtgtacattgagaaaacatcccagtccagttcaagtccatgagttcgatattagcccatctgtgcGATACTACATAAACTACTCTTCAGGCTCACGTAGCCACTcaaaatggtgctgaatgcagtaggtggaaaatcttgtggattcagtggcagtggaagcatctcagcgctggtgtgggtctctgtgGCTCATGTGAGCTTTTTCcaggtgtctcaacagcaggaaagtaaaactggcccacctccaaggagaaaaaaaaggaaattcccGGAAGCCTCAtgcgaaggccacacccacaaggagacatcatcagactGAACAGGTTCGACTCCACCTGTACACTTAATAAGTCGACTTGAAGTTCTGTAACCACGGGCTTAGAGCAGAGCATGTTCAGGAGTCGGAGTGATTCGCCAGGTGTGTCGGATGGGAGGTGAGAAAGGTCACTTGTGTCGGGGTGCACCCCAAGATGCTCTCGGTTAGAGAAGCAGAGGGTTGACTTGGCCACAGAGCTGTGGATATTTGGGTTTCTATCGTAAACACAGCTGTGGAGAACAGGGCAAGAAATCTCCAACTTGTCTGCCTTAGGGATTCATGCAAGTTGTGTGGGAGAAAAGATCTTTTAGTATTGATGTATTTGAAAGCATAAACCTAACTTACAGAATCTTTGGGTGAAACGCAGTGTCTCCAAAAGATAAGCCTTATTTATCTCCCCATTAGCATTCCAGTTGAGATACTCAGTTATAGTCTGGAAAGTTCCACATTCTGGGAACCCCCTCAGTCTCAAGCAGAGGAACTGTGGGCTCCCTGAGCCGTGCCGCACAGGTATTTGGTTTGAGAAGTGGTGTTAATATCAAAGCTGTACcattcaacaagggcccccagtACCTGTAGTGGGGTGACGAGTTGGGCAGCTAATCACGGAGTCAACAGCTTGAGACTACCAgtcactgggagaaagacaaggctgtctactagcgacttaaagtctcagaaatccataggggcaggtcgcagtcctacaggattgctacgTGTTGGAATAGAATTCGTGGCAGTTAGAACAAGTAACAGGTTCCGCTGTGAGGTCTTTAATTTTAGTCTTTCAGGATTTGAGTTCCCAGGGATATCAAAGATGTTTAGTTTGCCCGGAACTTCCTGCCTCCCCAGTGTGTGCTGCTTAGGAAAGTCATTAACTCTCACCTGCCTACAACTGAGAACACTTGGTCA is from Tenrec ecaudatus isolate mTenEca1 chromosome 2, mTenEca1.hap1, whole genome shotgun sequence and encodes:
- the SUMO3 gene encoding small ubiquitin-related modifier 3, with the protein product MSEEKPKEGVKTENDHINLKVAGQDGSVVQFKIKRHTPLSKLMKAYCERQGLSMRQIRFRFDGQPINETDTPAQLEMEDEDTIDVFQQQTGGERVAGGFSGCGL